CTGGTCGAAAATCAGGAATAGCTCTATCTTTGAGAGCTTTAAAACCAGGTTGGCGCTTATCTGGCGGTTTTCCTTGCAGGTTATAGAGCTTTCATTAATTAATAGTCAGGAAATATTCCACCGGTTTAATTATCCTGGCATAAGCACAACAGGCAGTTGCAGGCAGGTTCGGAATTTCTCTTTCGGTTCATAATAATTTTTTATTATGAAATCTGCCTTTTCAAGGGTGTATTATCCCTGATCTGGTTTTTAATCTGATTTTTACTACTATTTTTGCATTTTCTGGCCCTTTATGGTTTCCAGCACGTTTCCAGAATATAGAGGATAGGTTTGTACTATACCAGAAAAGTGCTATGAGCTTGCAGCCGGAAAAAGAATTGTACCCCGGATTTTTCGGGTGTATAAGGACAATTTCCCGTCGATTAGTCAGGATAATCACTCGAATAAAAGATTTTCGTAATACATAGTTCATGATAAATCGTTATAATAATTCAGGGAGAATTTACATGCAAAATACTGATACCACAAAATACATCATTCACTCTAAAATCAATGCTGATGGGGTAATTGAGCGTCCTGATATCGTAGGCGCAATTTTTGGTCAGACCGAAGGGCTGCTCGGAGCAGATCTTGATCTGCGTGATCTGCAGAAAACTGGAAGGATCGGCAGGATTGAGGTAATGGTTACCGCCAAGGGAGGAAAAACCAAAGGAAATATCTTTGTTCCTTCGAGCCTTGATAAGGTAGAGACATCGATTCTTGCAGCATCTCTGGAAACCATTGACAGGGTAGGACCCTGCAGTGCCAAGATTGAGGTTTTCCAGGTAGAAGACGTAAGGGCTGTTAAGCGCAAAAAAATTATTGAGAGAGCAAAACTCATTTTCACAAAGATGTTCGATGAGACTGTGCCCGAATCCCAGGAGCTCGCTGATGAAGTTCGGCAGTCCGTAAGGGTTGACGAGCTGACTTATTATGGCAAGTCAAGGATACCCTGCGGGCCTAACGTGCTTAACTCGGATGCTATCATTATTGTTGAAGGCAGGGCTGACATCCTGAACCTGCTTCGCTATGGTATAAAGAACACCATCTGCGTGGGCGGAACAAACATTCCACCTGAGGTCGCTGAACTTACTAAAAAGAAAACCGTAACTGCTTTTACGGACGGAGACCGGGGTGGAGAACTCATTATACGTGAACTCCTGCAGGTGGCAGATATCGATTATGTTGCCCGTGCTCCGGATGGCAAGGGTGTGGAAGACCTTGTTCAGAAAGAAATAATCAGGTCTTTGCGCAGGAAAGTTCCAGTGGAACAGATTATTGAGAAATATGGAATCCAGGAAAAGGAAAATGAAGATAGTGCCTGCAGGCTGGAACGCATTTCCAAGAGAAAGATAAGAGCACCAGAAGTTGTTTCCAGAGTTGCGGAGAAGAAGTTACATAAACGTGTGAAAGTTCACAGGGTATCTCCAAAGACCGACGTTTATGAAGAGGAAGCCCCTGAAGAAATGGAAGGGGCGGTTCCTGAGAAACCATTAGAAAAAGTTTCGGAAAGGTCTTTTAAAAAAACTCCTGCAACGACAGAAAGAGTTGAGGCAAGACATGCGGTTTCAAAACCTGCGGTTATGGCAAGAGCAGTTCCAGCCAGCAGAGTTCCCAGAGGAAAGCCCGTAGTTGAGAAAGTTTCAGCTGTGAAAGTCCCTGGTGGAGAGGCGGTAAGGGTTTCACCCGCTCCTGCAAGACAGGCTCCGGTAGCTCCTCCAGTTTCTCCGGAAGCTGTGAGATTCAGACCGCACGTAGACGCCCTTAAAGGGACATTGACGGCAAGGATTCTGGATTCTGAAGACAGGATAATAGAGGAAATTGCAGTCAGAGACCTTGCAAGCAGGTTAAAAACCTGCAGAGACAATGTGAAAAGTGTAATTTTTGATGGTGTAATTACTCAGAGGCTTGTTGATATTGCTTCGAGCAATGCAATCAAAAATCTTGTAGGGGTGAAAATCGGAAATCTTGCTAAGGTTCCTGCAGATATGGAAGTTTTGACCTCCAGCATGCTCTGAACAGGTCTTTTTACTTCCTTTCTTTATCTTTTTTATTTCTTTTCTTATTGTTTTAGAAAAAATCGTTTATTTACGCCTGATTTTTGTCATAGAGTTAATTATCCTCCTGGCCGGGAATTATAGCCAGTAACTAATTATCTCATTTTTATTTTTTTTTTTGTGTAACATTTATATATATCTCCGGGAGGATCACTACGATTTGGCATGGTTTCACACTATAATGCTATAATTCACACTCTATCATATAATTTATCATTATTTATCATATACATTATATGACAAAGTTTATTTATAATAACTAGGAACTCAATTTCCTCGGGTAATTCTTTTATTCGGTTCAAGATAATATTTAATTGATCTTGTAAAATTGAGGTATTTAATTGATCTTGTAAAAATGTAGGTCTGTTCGCTATGCACAAGGAAGAACTGATACAACTGCACACATATATGGCTCAAATGAAGAGATACTTTGAGAGGCACGGTGTAACGCACGAGTTCGATGACTACAAGGCTTTATCGATAAGCCCCGTCCATATCCACAGGAGCAAGGCGGATCACAAGCGCGCAATTTTTATTACTATGGGAGTGCAGAGGGTCACGAATACCCTGACC
The Methanosarcina sp. WWM596 DNA segment above includes these coding regions:
- the dnaG gene encoding DNA primase DnaG, which codes for MQNTDTTKYIIHSKINADGVIERPDIVGAIFGQTEGLLGADLDLRDLQKTGRIGRIEVMVTAKGGKTKGNIFVPSSLDKVETSILAASLETIDRVGPCSAKIEVFQVEDVRAVKRKKIIERAKLIFTKMFDETVPESQELADEVRQSVRVDELTYYGKSRIPCGPNVLNSDAIIIVEGRADILNLLRYGIKNTICVGGTNIPPEVAELTKKKTVTAFTDGDRGGELIIRELLQVADIDYVARAPDGKGVEDLVQKEIIRSLRRKVPVEQIIEKYGIQEKENEDSACRLERISKRKIRAPEVVSRVAEKKLHKRVKVHRVSPKTDVYEEEAPEEMEGAVPEKPLEKVSERSFKKTPATTERVEARHAVSKPAVMARAVPASRVPRGKPVVEKVSAVKVPGGEAVRVSPAPARQAPVAPPVSPEAVRFRPHVDALKGTLTARILDSEDRIIEEIAVRDLASRLKTCRDNVKSVIFDGVITQRLVDIASSNAIKNLVGVKIGNLAKVPADMEVLTSSML